From a region of the Helicobacter hepaticus ATCC 51449 genome:
- the waaF gene encoding lipopolysaccharide heptosyltransferase II — translation MLSLRCPTNIPTQEVKKILLRLPNWLGDSVMVSPAFEWLKHSFDKANFTLVGSKASCGIYERDERVKHIFIDESKKARSRILATKTLAQNIGKHDIAISFSNTFFSALLLYLSKSVVRIGYAKNARSFLLTHALPLEKYDSQGQKYHQVFLYLLLITPLVQVQKQAIASYTKTLSTLTESSHLTQNKHFSPKDILSILATQPLTLISHTQTLHQSYTHTIGINPGAAFGSAKRWKQSHFITIIEHFLTQGYEVYLFGSSAESDANTSIANAFIAHSQNQHFHNLTDKTNLSELIDYIAAMDIFITNDSGPMHIGAALKIPMIVIFGPTDMNETAPYIPSVPCVRKDSISFCEDQQAKSLYALVCKSLPCAPCKKRECPLKHHNCMKLITPTEVITQTQNLLKLHYKRLDK, via the coding sequence GTGCTATCATTGAGATGTCCTACAAATATTCCCACTCAAGAAGTAAAAAAGATTCTATTACGCTTACCAAATTGGTTGGGCGATAGTGTAATGGTTTCTCCCGCATTTGAATGGCTTAAACATAGTTTTGATAAAGCAAATTTTACTCTGGTAGGAAGCAAAGCAAGTTGTGGGATTTATGAACGAGATGAACGCGTAAAACATATTTTTATTGATGAGAGTAAAAAAGCGCGCTCTCGCATTTTAGCTACAAAGACACTTGCGCAAAATATAGGAAAGCACGATATAGCTATTAGTTTTAGCAATACTTTTTTCTCAGCATTATTGCTTTATTTGAGCAAAAGCGTAGTACGCATAGGCTACGCTAAAAATGCGCGAAGTTTTTTACTTACACACGCTTTACCCTTAGAGAAATATGATTCTCAAGGACAAAAATATCATCAAGTATTTTTATATCTTCTACTTATCACACCCCTTGTGCAAGTGCAAAAACAAGCTATTGCATCTTATACGAAGACACTCTCTACACTTACAGAATCTTCACATCTCACACAAAATAAACATTTCTCACCAAAAGATATACTCTCTATTCTTGCCACACAACCGCTTACACTCATTTCCCATACGCAAACATTACATCAATCTTATACCCATACAATAGGAATCAATCCCGGAGCAGCTTTTGGTAGTGCTAAACGTTGGAAACAATCACATTTTATTACTATAATAGAGCACTTTCTTACTCAAGGCTATGAAGTCTATCTTTTTGGTTCAAGTGCCGAATCTGATGCGAACACATCTATTGCAAATGCTTTTATTGCACATTCTCAAAATCAACATTTCCATAATCTTACTGACAAAACAAACTTAAGCGAACTGATTGATTATATCGCTGCAATGGATATTTTTATTACCAATGATAGCGGACCTATGCACATCGGTGCAGCTTTAAAAATACCTATGATAGTGATTTTTGGACCAACAGATATGAACGAAACAGCACCCTACATACCTAGTGTGCCCTGTGTAAGAAAAGATTCTATATCTTTTTGTGAAGACCAACAAGCAAAATCTCTTTACGCTCTTGTTTGTAAATCTCTCCCTTGTGCGCCTTGCAAAAAACGTGAATGTCCCTTAAAACATCATAATTGTATGAAACTTATTACTCCAACAGAAGTTATCACTCAAACGCAAAATCTCCTAAAACTCCATTATAAAAGGCTTGATAAATGA
- the hisS gene encoding histidine--tRNA ligase — MVTPRTLSGFKDRLPKEALAKAHLLNKVSNVFMNFGFVPIETPHLEYADVLIKQGSDEIQKELYRFKDHGGRDVALRFDLTVPLARFVSQYKNEVGLPFKRYAIGNVFRGERAQRGRYREFTQCDFDFIGSDSISCDAEILQVIYASLMKLGIEEFTIWLNHRSILNGICEYCGITQEKDINVALRIIDKLDKIGKERVSEELQKELGLNNNQVENLLEYTSIKQQGESESFFRQISFMEEWNDSIKKGIEDLKMLYEVLSSLQMDRDTYRVNFSIARGLGYYTGIVYETTLNALKSIGSVCSGGRYDNLTRTFSKEKMSGVGASIGIDRLLAALEELELLQKRATSARALIVCMDRLYFGYAHLLAESFRCSEIPIEVYPEASKLKKQFTYAHLKGYEFVVVIGENEFNTKTLTLKNMTSGVQIDSISFLKALALIQEE, encoded by the coding sequence TTGGTTACCCCTCGCACATTAAGCGGTTTTAAAGATAGGTTGCCAAAAGAGGCGCTTGCAAAAGCACATTTACTTAATAAAGTGAGCAATGTATTTATGAATTTTGGTTTCGTGCCTATTGAGACACCGCATTTAGAGTATGCTGATGTGCTTATTAAACAGGGTAGCGATGAAATACAAAAGGAACTCTATCGTTTTAAAGATCACGGTGGCCGCGATGTAGCATTGAGATTTGATTTAACCGTGCCTTTAGCTCGTTTTGTATCACAATACAAAAATGAAGTAGGATTGCCTTTTAAACGATATGCGATTGGAAATGTATTTCGTGGAGAGCGAGCACAAAGAGGAAGGTATAGAGAATTCACACAATGTGATTTTGACTTTATTGGGAGTGATAGTATCTCGTGTGATGCTGAAATTTTACAAGTCATTTATGCCTCATTGATGAAACTTGGCATCGAGGAATTTACTATTTGGCTTAACCATCGTAGCATTCTAAATGGTATTTGTGAATATTGTGGTATTACACAAGAAAAAGATATAAATGTGGCTTTGCGTATTATTGATAAGCTTGATAAAATTGGTAAAGAGCGTGTGAGCGAGGAGTTACAAAAGGAATTGGGTTTAAATAATAATCAAGTAGAGAATCTCTTAGAATACACTTCAATTAAGCAACAAGGTGAGAGTGAAAGCTTTTTTAGACAAATTTCATTTATGGAAGAATGGAATGATTCTATTAAAAAAGGCATTGAGGATTTAAAAATGCTTTATGAAGTGCTTTCATCTTTGCAAATGGATAGAGATACTTATCGTGTTAATTTTTCAATTGCTCGTGGATTAGGGTATTATACAGGCATTGTATATGAAACAACTCTGAATGCCTTAAAAAGCATCGGGAGCGTATGTTCTGGCGGAAGATATGATAATCTTACGCGCACTTTTTCTAAAGAAAAAATGAGTGGTGTTGGCGCGAGTATTGGTATTGATAGGCTTTTAGCAGCACTTGAGGAGCTTGAGCTCTTACAAAAAAGAGCGACATCTGCTCGCGCACTTATTGTGTGTATGGATAGACTATATTTTGGATATGCTCATTTACTTGCAGAATCTTTTCGTTGTAGTGAGATTCCTATTGAAGTGTATCCAGAAGCTTCCAAACTTAAAAAACAATTTACTTATGCTCATTTGAAAGGATATGAGTTTGTAGTTGTCATTGGAGAGAATGAGTTTAATACAAAAACTCTCACACTTAAAAATATGACTTCAGGTGTGCAAATAGATAGCATAAGCTTTCTTAAAGCTCTTGCACTTATTCAGGAGGAGTAA
- a CDS encoding M3 family oligoendopeptidase, whose amino-acid sequence MESSQWDLTALFKTKEQLERFMSSHLRRAKKFAKSYEGQLKNIKPNEFADVIKEYEQILEGFGRIMTYVFLCFAKDTTQGDLYAKYEMQTTQIQNLVLFFEIEFCKLPETHRKEVIQHTPQYAYFLEKIIEQDTYQLSLAEEKVLLATSPVGVGAFSRLFDEHLAQFRFEPLKKENKKSNKGKKSHKLSEEEILSLLHHSKRSVRKYAQKVFSKKLKKSRHLLSYVLNMVRKDLSITTALRGYKLPESFRHINNGATQKSVDKLIDIVSAHYGIVADYYRVKASLLGINELQDYDRYAPLDTHTYEISYNEAIKLVLKAFENFSKEFKDIALKALKKGWVDSHPTPNKRGGAFSHGSVPSAHPYVLLNYTNSRRDAFTIAHEFGHMIHQELSKTQGYLNMDTPLTTAETASVFAEMLLFDMLKTTLDKQELISLYAGKLEDIFSTLFRQIVMTHFERRIHAQSEELKPEAFDKIWREENERMFGDSLKLTKNYDGWWCYIPHFVHSPFYCYAYSYGQLLVLALFGLYKSQKTPRMRAKFIQKYTDFLSLGGSKSPKDLIASFGFNLESDKFWLIGMAEVQKMLEEFKELVNAQNSLSSTF is encoded by the coding sequence ATAGAATCTAGTCAATGGGATTTAACTGCACTTTTTAAGACAAAAGAGCAACTTGAGCGATTTATGTCAAGCCATTTGCGCCGTGCTAAAAAGTTTGCCAAAAGCTATGAAGGGCAACTTAAAAATATTAAACCAAATGAATTTGCTGATGTGATAAAAGAGTATGAACAGATTCTTGAAGGTTTTGGACGCATAATGACCTATGTTTTTTTGTGTTTTGCAAAAGATACTACACAAGGGGATTTGTATGCTAAATATGAAATGCAAACTACACAAATACAGAATCTTGTGCTCTTTTTTGAGATTGAATTTTGTAAGCTTCCTGAGACGCATAGGAAAGAGGTTATACAACATACACCACAATATGCGTATTTTTTGGAAAAGATTATCGAACAAGATACTTATCAACTTTCTTTGGCAGAGGAAAAAGTGCTTTTAGCAACTTCACCCGTTGGTGTAGGAGCATTCTCAAGGCTTTTTGATGAGCATTTAGCACAATTTCGTTTTGAGCCACTTAAGAAAGAAAATAAAAAATCAAATAAGGGTAAAAAGTCTCATAAATTGAGTGAGGAGGAAATTTTGAGTTTGCTTCATCATTCAAAACGCAGTGTGCGTAAATATGCTCAAAAGGTTTTTAGTAAAAAACTCAAAAAATCCCGTCATCTTTTGAGTTATGTTCTTAATATGGTGCGAAAAGACCTTAGTATTACAACAGCATTGCGTGGCTATAAACTTCCTGAATCTTTCCGTCATATTAATAATGGTGCAACACAAAAAAGCGTAGATAAACTCATTGATATTGTAAGTGCGCATTATGGTATTGTGGCTGATTATTATCGTGTTAAAGCTTCTTTACTTGGTATAAATGAGCTGCAAGATTATGATCGTTACGCGCCTCTTGACACTCATACATACGAAATATCCTATAACGAAGCCATCAAACTTGTTTTGAAAGCATTTGAGAATTTTAGCAAGGAATTCAAAGATATTGCTTTAAAAGCATTAAAAAAAGGGTGGGTAGATTCTCACCCTACACCTAACAAACGTGGTGGAGCTTTTAGCCACGGAAGTGTGCCTAGTGCGCACCCTTATGTGTTGCTTAATTATACAAACTCACGCCGTGATGCTTTTACGATTGCGCACGAATTTGGACATATGATACATCAGGAGCTTTCTAAAACGCAGGGCTATCTCAATATGGATACACCGCTTACAACAGCAGAGACTGCATCTGTTTTTGCTGAAATGTTACTTTTTGATATGCTTAAAACAACATTGGATAAACAAGAGCTTATAAGCTTATATGCAGGAAAACTAGAAGATATTTTTTCTACGCTTTTTCGTCAAATTGTAATGACACACTTTGAGCGTAGAATCCACGCTCAAAGTGAAGAGCTTAAGCCTGAAGCATTTGATAAAATATGGCGCGAAGAAAATGAACGTATGTTTGGAGATAGCCTAAAATTAACTAAGAATTATGATGGCTGGTGGTGTTATATCCCGCATTTTGTGCACTCACCTTTTTATTGTTATGCTTATAGTTATGGGCAATTACTTGTGTTAGCGCTTTTTGGTTTGTATAAATCTCAAAAAACACCTCGTATGAGAGCAAAATTTATCCAAAAATATACAGATTTTCTTTCACTTGGCGGAAGTAAAAGCCCTAAAGATTTGATTGCTTCATTTGGTTTTAACCTTGAGAGTGATAAATTTTGGCTTATAGGTATGGCTGAAGTGCAAAAAATGCTTGAGGAGTTTAAGGAGTTGGTCAATGCACAAAATTCTCTTTCATCCACATTTTAA
- a CDS encoding DUF5644 domain-containing protein, producing MDKVHLEAFTFEAGVDYLPYYKKFVFHFNQSQTLKDILHFLKSEIEGYGCDTSALALRINGIAVFEDIDIIELIQQFGEQWQIEPLSTYYASKDLLFDRQMLWKRYESFFVWAEFLSVEEKEEFEKYLALNLITPMRNDTYLGDGFFLYLKWIFSRHPDRIKAIREWILDKQSGILNFVSLADMVYPRANAIDEEIWEIMRNIVFSSESKQWKHLYTLKVQK from the coding sequence ATGGACAAAGTGCATCTTGAAGCTTTTACTTTTGAGGCAGGCGTAGATTATTTGCCTTATTATAAAAAATTTGTATTTCACTTTAATCAAAGCCAAACACTTAAAGATATACTCCACTTTCTTAAAAGTGAAATAGAGGGTTATGGTTGCGATACAAGTGCTTTGGCATTGCGTATCAATGGTATAGCAGTTTTTGAAGACATTGATATTATTGAGCTTATACAGCAATTTGGGGAACAATGGCAAATTGAACCTCTTAGCACTTATTATGCTTCTAAGGACTTGCTTTTTGATAGACAAATGTTGTGGAAACGATATGAATCATTTTTCGTATGGGCAGAATTTTTGAGTGTCGAAGAGAAGGAAGAGTTTGAAAAATATCTTGCTCTTAATTTAATTACCCCTATGAGAAATGATACATATTTAGGTGATGGCTTTTTTTTATATCTTAAATGGATTTTCTCGCGTCATCCAGATAGAATTAAAGCTATTCGTGAGTGGATTCTTGATAAACAAAGTGGCATATTAAATTTTGTAAGTCTTGCAGATATGGTATATCCACGTGCAAATGCGATTGATGAGGAAATATGGGAGATTATGAGAAATATTGTATTTTCTTCAGAATCTAAGCAATGGAAGCATTTGTATACACTTAAAGTTCAAAAATAA
- a CDS encoding HdrB C-terminal domain-containing protein encodes MKYIIYDKYENAQALLCSAKELFTQLKLEVLTLNTPLADCGGYWARLVQKDDLIRNVAYNLALANAADATLVFLEEDAYANALYAKMIIESNAKIMRQIETEYLHKFNLLYDSKVQMSYLPDLLNGCDVNTLVCKKFTTFSSVILRGAYQAHLPKSTNHRIYEQIDLKFIDTPICYQYYAHLLNINPQSAIYNSAKLFFDLADLGIDFILSHSLSQFNILDVQRTQLCKAYNRDNIALPILFLPQILLLAFGEKDKTKLGFAHHKQKVELI; translated from the coding sequence ATGAAATATATTATTTATGATAAATATGAGAATGCACAAGCATTACTCTGCAGCGCCAAGGAGCTTTTTACCCAACTTAAGCTAGAAGTGCTCACTCTTAATACACCATTGGCTGATTGTGGAGGATATTGGGCACGATTAGTGCAAAAAGATGATTTGATACGCAATGTTGCTTATAATTTAGCTTTAGCAAATGCTGCTGATGCGACACTTGTTTTTTTAGAAGAAGATGCGTATGCCAATGCTCTTTATGCTAAAATGATTATAGAATCTAATGCGAAGATTATGCGTCAAATTGAGACAGAATACCTCCATAAGTTCAACTTGCTCTATGATAGTAAGGTGCAGATGAGTTATTTACCTGATTTGCTTAATGGGTGTGATGTAAATACATTAGTTTGTAAAAAATTTACGACATTTTCATCTGTAATACTTCGTGGTGCGTATCAAGCGCATTTGCCCAAAAGCACTAATCATAGAATCTATGAACAAATTGATTTAAAATTTATTGATACGCCCATTTGCTATCAATATTATGCACATTTACTTAATATTAATCCACAGAGTGCAATTTATAATAGTGCAAAGCTTTTTTTTGATTTAGCAGATTTGGGCATAGATTTTATTTTGAGTCATTCACTTAGTCAATTCAATATACTTGATGTGCAGCGCACACAGCTTTGTAAAGCATATAATCGTGATAATATCGCCTTGCCTATTCTTTTTTTGCCTCAAATTTTGCTTTTAGCATTTGGTGAAAAAGATAAAACTAAGCTTGGTTTTGCACATCATAAACAAAAGGTGGAGTTGATATAA
- a CDS encoding TerB family tellurite resistance protein translates to MEIVLLLIAGVVVYFLYNTLQEYLKNPLHQNPQFNTNRIDNTPIDFKNPYQEMTQIDKVKSSEFGVLAAILGRVVWSDEKMCPLEEQLVDEMLTDMAQEAKNPKMSKEELKDILMEQKSSNIALEELCDEYVMLTKGEYKKRLKVVEFLFVIAYADGSLAESERDCIIDIAALFEISNEDFNVIFEQFEQEYAKEISMNEEKAKEIFDIKDENITKESLTHKYNELIKSAKQNIFDNKNINKSFHNTSLIRIKEIDGAYTLLLESLSRSGSLVEDTKEIEKITEKGDKAHKGWDF, encoded by the coding sequence ATGGAAATCGTGTTATTACTTATTGCTGGAGTGGTGGTGTATTTTCTTTACAATACTTTACAAGAATACCTTAAAAATCCGCTTCATCAGAATCCACAATTTAATACAAATCGTATAGATAATACTCCAATAGATTTTAAAAATCCTTATCAAGAAATGACGCAGATTGACAAAGTAAAATCAAGTGAATTTGGAGTATTAGCCGCGATTTTAGGACGCGTAGTATGGAGTGATGAGAAGATGTGCCCACTTGAAGAACAACTTGTTGATGAAATGCTTACAGATATGGCACAAGAAGCAAAGAATCCAAAGATGAGCAAGGAAGAATTAAAAGACATATTGATGGAGCAAAAATCTTCAAATATTGCCCTTGAAGAGTTATGTGATGAATATGTGATGCTCACAAAGGGCGAGTATAAAAAACGTTTAAAAGTGGTAGAATTTTTATTTGTCATTGCCTATGCTGATGGCTCTCTTGCAGAAAGTGAGCGTGATTGTATTATTGATATTGCAGCATTATTTGAAATCTCTAATGAGGATTTTAATGTCATTTTTGAACAATTTGAACAAGAATATGCTAAAGAAATATCAATGAATGAAGAAAAAGCAAAAGAAATTTTTGATATAAAAGATGAAAATATAACAAAGGAGAGTTTAACGCACAAATACAATGAACTTATTAAAAGTGCTAAGCAAAATATTTTTGATAATAAAAACATCAATAAAAGTTTTCATAATACCTCGCTTATACGTATTAAGGAGATTGATGGGGCTTATACCTTGCTTTTAGAATCTTTATCTAGGAGCGGCTCTTTAGTAGAAGACACTAAAGAAATAGAAAAAATCACCGAAAAAGGGGATAAAGCGCACAAAGGTTGGGATTTTTAG
- a CDS encoding pyridoxamine 5'-phosphate oxidase family protein: protein MGKFTLTQIDKILALGVFYLATKGTCGNPRVRPISSYIVHNGKLYFGTSKNKNLYKHIEQHSGVEICISTPDILSLRIRGDAHIVNHLDAKEALMAKYKRIAQSFDNNPAHPNFVIFYLENISAQLQDFSGNILLYREN from the coding sequence ATGGGAAAATTTACACTCACACAAATTGATAAGATTCTTGCTTTAGGTGTCTTTTATCTTGCTACTAAAGGCACTTGTGGAAACCCAAGAGTGCGTCCCATAAGCTCCTATATTGTTCATAATGGCAAGCTTTACTTTGGCACTTCTAAAAATAAAAATCTTTATAAACATATTGAACAACACTCAGGAGTTGAAATTTGTATTAGCACACCAGATATTCTTTCATTGCGCATTAGGGGCGATGCACATATTGTTAATCATCTTGATGCAAAAGAAGCATTAATGGCTAAATATAAACGTATAGCTCAAAGTTTTGACAATAATCCTGCTCACCCTAATTTCGTAATTTTTTATCTTGAAAATATAAGTGCGCAACTACAAGATTTTAGCGGCAACATTCTCCTTTATAGGGAAAATTAA
- the tpx gene encoding thiol peroxidase — MEVKFKGTPAQLSANTIKVGDDAPQIKLTAKDLSQVQIGGASGKYQIINVVPSLDTGVCATQTRRFNQEAATLQNTNVYVVSMDLPFAQGRFCSTEGIENLTPLSDFVTKDFGKAYGLLLQSSPLVGLLTRAVLIIDPQGKVIYIEICEEITQEPNYEKALAVIK; from the coding sequence ATGGAAGTAAAATTTAAAGGTACTCCAGCGCAATTAAGCGCAAATACAATTAAAGTCGGCGATGATGCTCCGCAAATCAAACTTACTGCAAAAGACCTCTCACAAGTGCAAATAGGCGGTGCAAGTGGAAAATATCAAATCATTAATGTGGTTCCAAGTCTTGATACAGGTGTGTGTGCAACACAAACAAGACGTTTTAACCAAGAGGCCGCTACATTACAAAATACGAACGTATATGTAGTTTCAATGGATTTACCCTTTGCACAAGGGAGATTCTGCAGCACTGAAGGGATAGAGAATCTTACTCCTTTGAGTGATTTTGTAACAAAAGATTTTGGCAAAGCTTATGGCTTACTTTTGCAATCCTCTCCGCTTGTAGGATTACTTACTCGTGCAGTGCTCATAATTGACCCTCAAGGAAAAGTGATTTATATAGAGATTTGTGAAGAAATCACACAAGAACCAAACTATGAAAAAGCTTTAGCAGTAATAAAATAG
- a CDS encoding PhoH family protein, translating to MITKHYLLDTSIILDDTQNIIFLWQNAQNELFISDVVIEELDKKKDLQNETGFFAREFFRCINSDGADNEGLLQKIVTNTTLMHVAKDNNDFTQTLIFKYENFSVPLTLIYRSKYKLLPQEHSYNDSKLIEIARDYGLVLLSNDISLKVRAQAQGIPAQSLFRDRVENPSDIDFWVSFEIHKDTPLTHLKDNKKFQNLTQWSLIQIDEVDNTDNSLYKTGKKIFGIKVGEAFEELNLDEILKNHQPYIMPINLEQKMFYALLTHPQNNLTIATGSTGSGKTLIALQAGITLVKNGIVDGIIYMRNTITANDKEAELGYRKGDENQKLGYFMYPLYGAINFTIDKLQESSLAKRIEYRGEVNGIQKQDATEYFLQKHKIEIVDIAHARGISIGNKFVIFDEVQNASNATIKLIGTRIGEGSKIVFLGDWAQIDHPYLSKFRNGALSLLTKALKDNFIAGIHLHQTIRSDVASWFGENF from the coding sequence TTGATTACTAAGCATTATTTACTTGATACTTCTATTATTCTTGATGATACGCAAAATATCATTTTTTTGTGGCAAAATGCACAAAATGAACTTTTTATATCCGATGTTGTTATTGAAGAGCTTGATAAAAAGAAAGATTTACAGAATGAAACAGGCTTCTTTGCGCGTGAGTTTTTTCGGTGCATTAATAGTGATGGCGCGGATAATGAAGGGCTTTTGCAGAAAATAGTAACTAATACAACTCTTATGCACGTAGCTAAAGATAATAATGATTTCACCCAAACTCTCATTTTCAAATATGAGAATTTTTCCGTTCCTTTGACGCTGATTTATCGCTCAAAATATAAACTTTTGCCACAAGAGCATAGCTATAACGATTCTAAACTCATTGAAATTGCACGAGATTATGGCTTGGTTCTTTTAAGTAATGATATTTCGCTCAAAGTGCGTGCCCAAGCACAGGGTATTCCTGCACAATCACTTTTTCGTGATAGAGTTGAAAATCCAAGTGATATTGATTTTTGGGTGTCTTTTGAGATACATAAAGATACGCCTTTGACGCATTTAAAAGATAATAAAAAATTTCAGAATCTTACACAATGGAGTCTTATCCAAATTGATGAAGTGGATAATACAGATAATTCATTGTATAAAACAGGTAAGAAAATCTTTGGAATTAAGGTAGGAGAAGCATTTGAAGAACTCAATCTTGATGAGATTCTTAAAAATCACCAACCCTATATTATGCCTATTAATCTTGAGCAAAAAATGTTTTATGCACTCCTTACTCACCCGCAAAATAATCTCACTATTGCCACAGGCTCAACAGGAAGTGGAAAAACACTCATAGCTCTTCAAGCAGGCATTACTCTTGTCAAAAATGGTATAGTTGATGGTATTATCTATATGCGTAATACCATTACCGCAAATGACAAAGAAGCGGAGCTTGGTTATCGTAAAGGAGATGAGAATCAAAAGCTTGGATATTTTATGTATCCACTTTATGGTGCTATAAATTTCACTATTGACAAACTCCAAGAAAGCTCACTTGCTAAACGCATTGAATATCGTGGTGAAGTCAATGGTATACAAAAGCAAGATGCAACTGAATATTTCCTCCAAAAACACAAAATTGAAATAGTAGATATTGCTCACGCACGAGGAATTAGTATTGGCAATAAGTTTGTCATTTTTGATGAAGTGCAAAATGCTTCAAATGCTACAATTAAACTTATTGGCACTCGCATAGGCGAGGGGAGTAAGATTGTATTTTTAGGAGATTGGGCACAGATTGACCACCCATATTTAAGCAAGTTTCGCAATGGTGCATTAAGCTTGCTTACTAAAGCGCTTAAAGATAATTTTATTGCTGGCATTCATTTACATCAAACTATACGAAGTGATGTAGCAAGTTGGTTTGGAGAAAATTTTTGA
- a CDS encoding NlpC/P60 family protein produces MKIKLYVLSLLCLIIIVFYGGCALSVPKSPLYNVQVGSFNSVENAGRLVDSLNQKGLDAFLFKEAGMYKVRFGNYQSFEDAKIRAQEYQKQGLINEFFIVSPQVYALKTSKRKKSNDIRDDIVESAHQYLGVPYKWGGTSESGFDCSGLTRAIYRLNGISLPRASYEQYNDGSSVTKSKLQKGDLVFFTTNRSKRINHVGVYIGNNEFIHAPSKGKVVSKARLDSAYWNKTYKGARSYF; encoded by the coding sequence ATGAAAATAAAACTCTATGTATTATCTTTGTTATGTTTAATTATTATTGTTTTTTATGGCGGTTGTGCTTTGAGTGTGCCAAAATCTCCTTTATATAATGTGCAGGTGGGAAGTTTTAATAGTGTAGAGAATGCTGGGCGATTGGTGGATTCTCTTAATCAAAAAGGACTTGATGCATTTTTATTTAAAGAAGCTGGAATGTATAAAGTGCGCTTTGGGAATTATCAAAGTTTTGAAGATGCAAAAATAAGAGCACAAGAGTATCAAAAACAAGGGCTCATTAATGAGTTTTTTATTGTTTCTCCACAAGTTTATGCACTCAAAACATCTAAGCGCAAAAAATCAAATGATATTAGAGATGACATTGTAGAGAGTGCTCATCAATATCTTGGTGTGCCATATAAATGGGGAGGCACTTCAGAATCTGGATTTGATTGCAGTGGGCTGACACGTGCAATTTATCGTCTTAATGGTATTTCTCTTCCGCGCGCTTCATATGAGCAATACAATGATGGAAGCTCTGTTACAAAATCTAAGCTTCAAAAGGGTGATTTGGTATTTTTTACCACAAATAGAAGTAAAAGAATAAATCACGTTGGTGTTTATATTGGTAACAATGAGTTTATTCACGCTCCAAGTAAAGGGAAAGTAGTAAGTAAGGCGCGATTAGATTCAGCTTATTGGAACAAAACTTATAAAGGTGCAAGGAGTTATTTTTAA